The DNA window TTGTGCGCTTTCCCCAGATGCTCGTGTGCCCCAACTGCAATCGAATCGGACGGGTTCAGCAGCTGCAAGCATCGTACGAGGACCCGAAGTGCGGCTTGTGCAAGTCACTGGCGCCGCTGACCCCCTCCCGATTCGTTGTGGCGTGCGAAGACGGACATATCGATGACTTCCCATATTCCTATTGGGTCCATGGTCACACCCCGAGCGACGACGCGGATCATCTGCTGTCTCTCGCGTCCGAGGGCCGAACATCGTCGCTTGCCGACATGGTTGTGCGGTGCTCGTGCGGAAAGTCTCGAACGATGGCCGATGCGTTCAACTCAATTGCCTTGAAGGAAATGAAGTGCCAGGGGAACCGCCCCTGGCTCGGCTGGGGCTACAGCGAACGTGGATGCGGCAAAGCCTCAAAAACGGTTCAGCGCGGTGCCTCAAATGTCTGGTTCCCGGTGGTTCGGTCGGCAATCTCGATCCCGCCATATTCCGAATTTCTTGCCAAGGTGGTCACATCAAAAGCGTCGCAGCTCAGCCAACCGCAGGCTCTGGAGCCCGGTTCCACCTGGGTTCTAGAAGGCGTGGTCAATGAATTTGACGGCCGCTTCTCCGTCGACGAACTCCGCGCCGAGATAAAACGCCAGTTCCACGGCAGTGAGGAAGCTGAACTTTCCGAGGACCAGCTGCGGGAGCAAGAGTTCCTCGCGCTGATGAACGGCCGCCGTGACAGCCCGGACACCGATTTTGTAGCTGAGAAAGTCACCGTACCGGAGGCCCATCAACACTGGATCAAGGCGGCACGAAAGGTCACCCGGCTCAGGGAGGTCCGCGCCCTATACGGCTTTAGCCGTCTACACCCCCGGAGCGAAGACAAGCCTGACGCCAAGTTATCGCCGCTGTCACCCGACGACAACCGGCAGAATTGGCTGCCCGCAATTGAGACGCTGGGTGAGGGACTCTTTGTGGCGCTGGACCGATCACAGGTTGAGGCTTGGGCTGAAACGGACTTCGCAGCCGGCAGGGAGAAGACTCTCCGCCTGAATGCGAAGCGCGCAGCTGAGCAGCGCGGCCAGGACCCCATTCCCGTCAGCATTGTTGAGACCCTGATCCACACCCTCTCCCACATCATCATCGACCAGCTCTCGCTGGACGCTGGCTACCCCGCGTCTTCTATTCGGGAACGCCTCTATGTAGGTCCTGAGCAAGTCGGAGTGCTCTTGTATACGGCATCGTCCGACTCTGCAGGCAGCCTGGGCGGCATCGCTGCACAGGCGAGCCCCAGGCGCCTTGGCCCCTCCTTGGATGAAGGACTGTTCCGCACGTCCTGGTGTTCAGCGGATCCTGTTTGCATCGAGTCTCGAGGTTCGGGAACCGATGCCCGAAACCTCGCGGCATGCCACTGCTGCGTCCTTGTGCCGGAAACAAGCTGCGAGCTGTTCAATTCCAATCTCGACCGGGGCTCCTTGTTTGGCGTCCATGGTCAGATCGGGCTTGGCTTTATGGACTGGGCGGCCCTTAACCCCGTTGCCACTACCGGCGCCGAAAAACCAGGCAGCGTTTCGGACGTTTCCCATGACGACAACGTCCCTGTCAGCGTGCGTCAAAGCCCCTGGTTGACAGTCTTCGCCGAATCCGGTCCCGAGCTCCAGGAACTCATTCCCGAGCTCGTCGAGGTAAATGTGGAACTTGGAGACTGGGGCGCCGATATTGGCCCCGAGAACCAGTGGCAAGTT is part of the Arthrobacter sp. KBS0703 genome and encodes:
- the drmB gene encoding DUF1998 domain-containing protein, whose protein sequence is MARKTYAARRSQLISTFGVGSLFPAENNSFMITSIDQWDKKHLKPVSEPRLARSLGVSELLLPPAGTRGKIPVVRFPQMLVCPNCNRIGRVQQLQASYEDPKCGLCKSLAPLTPSRFVVACEDGHIDDFPYSYWVHGHTPSDDADHLLSLASEGRTSSLADMVVRCSCGKSRTMADAFNSIALKEMKCQGNRPWLGWGYSERGCGKASKTVQRGASNVWFPVVRSAISIPPYSEFLAKVVTSKASQLSQPQALEPGSTWVLEGVVNEFDGRFSVDELRAEIKRQFHGSEEAELSEDQLREQEFLALMNGRRDSPDTDFVAEKVTVPEAHQHWIKAARKVTRLREVRALYGFSRLHPRSEDKPDAKLSPLSPDDNRQNWLPAIETLGEGLFVALDRSQVEAWAETDFAAGREKTLRLNAKRAAEQRGQDPIPVSIVETLIHTLSHIIIDQLSLDAGYPASSIRERLYVGPEQVGVLLYTASSDSAGSLGGIAAQASPRRLGPSLDEGLFRTSWCSADPVCIESRGSGTDARNLAACHCCVLVPETSCELFNSNLDRGSLFGVHGQIGLGFMDWAALNPVATTGAEKPGSVSDVSHDDNVPVSVRQSPWLTVFAESGPELQELIPELVEVNVELGDWGADIGPENQWQVDLSWAASRVAVLVERDDERDDWLAEQGWTTYHTNDFAPADLADKLADKVY